The Panicum hallii strain FIL2 chromosome 9, PHallii_v3.1, whole genome shotgun sequence genome has a window encoding:
- the LOC112872895 gene encoding BTB/POZ and MATH domain-containing protein 2-like produces MVQAVFSFVDEVEKQKPSYVRTVEADRFVTHGCWGHDKFVEAAELERSGHLRDDCFTVRCGIIVIGEPRTEAAPVPAASFVVEPPPDSSEHFRALVLGGKGADVRFLVGSEVFAAAHRCVLAARSPVFEALLFGPMKEGTATESCIRIDDTVPQVFQSLLHFIYTDSLPEAQGPDKEASATMTRHLLEAADRYGMGRLKLICEDMLCGYIEVNTVATSLA; encoded by the coding sequence ATGGTGCAGGCGGTCTTCAGCTTCGTCGACGAGGTGGAGAAGCAGAAGCCGTCCTACGTCCGCACCGTCGAGGCGGACAGGTTCGTCACCCACGGCTGCTGGGGCCATGACAAATTTGTCGAGGCGGCGGAGCTGGAGCGGTCGGGCCACCTCCGGGACGATTGCTTCACGGTCAGGTGCGGCATAATCGTCATCGGCGAACCCCGCACGGAGGCCGCTCCGGTCCCCGCCGCTTCCTTCGTCGTGGAGCCGCCGCCAGACTCGTCGGAGCACTTCCGCGCTCTCGTCCTAGGCGGAAAGGGTGCCGATGTGAGGTTTCTTGTTGGGAGCGAGGTGTTTGCTGCCGCGCACCGGTGCGTGCTCGCTGCACGGTCGCCGGTCTTCGAGGCGCTGCTCTTTGGCCCCATGAAAGAAGGCACAGCCACAGAGAGCTGCATACGGATTGATGATACGGTACCTCAGGTGTTTCAGAGCTTGCTGCATTTCATTTACACTGATTCACTGCCAGAGGCCCAAGGGCCAGATAAGGAGGCCAGCGCCACGATGACTCGACATTTGCTAGAAGCCGCGGACAGATACGGCATGGGACGGCTCAAACTGATTTGTGAGGACATGCTGTGCGGATATATCGAGGTGAACACGGTGGCGACTTCGCTGGCATAG